The Deinococcus sonorensis KR-87 genome includes a window with the following:
- a CDS encoding site-specific integrase: MALKQAVLWGVLPSNPASLVRAPRTRPREMQVWTPEEARHFLEVARSDRLYPLFCLALSTGMRKGELLALAWEDVDLDRARLTVRHTFIRNIDGEWVLGAPKTRAGHRTIPLGEDVVQVLRNHLGEEERWFGPRGKGQPVFTRSSGSRLDPSNVARIFHRLSREAGLPRIRVHDLRHTAASLLIRQGVSPKVVSDRLGHADVSFTLSVYTHLYDDQRQQAALPLSQLLGSDLGQAGRTSSPSCNGCSPFCPAVEDDLPEIQTEFCPSLVCLCVPPGPGST, encoded by the coding sequence ATGGCGTTAAAGCAGGCGGTGCTGTGGGGCGTATTGCCCAGCAATCCCGCCAGCCTGGTCCGGGCTCCGCGGACCCGGCCCAGGGAAATGCAGGTCTGGACACCTGAGGAAGCCCGGCACTTCCTGGAGGTGGCGCGCAGCGATCGGCTGTACCCGTTGTTCTGCTTGGCGCTCAGCACCGGAATGCGCAAGGGCGAGTTGCTGGCGCTGGCCTGGGAGGACGTGGATCTGGACCGGGCCCGGCTGACGGTCCGGCACACCTTCATCCGCAACATCGATGGAGAGTGGGTGCTTGGCGCGCCCAAGACCAGGGCCGGGCACCGCACGATTCCGCTGGGCGAAGATGTGGTGCAGGTACTGCGAAACCATCTCGGGGAGGAAGAACGGTGGTTCGGGCCCAGGGGCAAGGGTCAGCCAGTCTTCACCCGCTCGAGCGGCTCACGGCTGGATCCGTCGAACGTGGCGAGGATTTTTCATCGGCTGAGCCGGGAAGCCGGGCTTCCCCGGATCCGGGTGCACGACCTGCGGCACACGGCCGCCAGCCTGCTGATTCGCCAGGGCGTGTCGCCTAAGGTGGTGAGCGACCGGCTGGGCCATGCGGACGTGTCCTTCACCCTAAGCGTCTACACCCATCTGTACGACGACCAGCGGCAGCAGGCAGCCCTGCCGCTCAGCCAGCTGCTGGGCAGCGACCTCGGCCAGGCCGGACGAACGTCGTCACCGAGCTGCAACGGCTGCTCACCCTTCTGCCCCGCAGTGGAGGATGACCTCCCTGAAATTCAGACGGAGTTCTGTCCCAGTCTGGTCTGCCTTTGCGTTCCACCTGGTCCTGGATCGACCTGA
- a CDS encoding sacsin N-terminal ATP-binding-like domain-containing protein, giving the protein MTTDMPDEVLSYGYDLLGGLRKDLKTLQGFRTVVQELLQNAEDARDLQGRPATRFWLDFRDDALWVGNDGEFTEDNFAAISSIGAGSKRYDEDTIGSFGVGFVSVYQITDRPEVYSCGEQRVLSPLDARTYRRKNVQHPWPSTFRLPWADAPSAVRTGLEAQPLSRDDLPGFVEDAQIAFVECAVFLRRLTTLTLLQGGQPTFTLEIERPDVRTIRLVASSGVTTTYRRLDVDLTPELREAARSRGRKTDLTLAYPLSPTSDFQGRLYAYLPTREASHLPLHINADFYPNTDRKSLLWDEADKREWNDRLLQQAASAMPHVLLDLKSSGAEAVYDFTVGVERGARALQGTGSPLAGFVELAWGACYEAFRQHELYEGRDGSWVSHNDFLIVKYAHDALLTDVLARHLEWVLPPERHTRYAKLFSKLQADELNTKILFIALELLFGSSPDWLDEEEHSAVEVLSVFLAYLDTLYTRERSEVDKCLAKLDASYLALTVDGRARPLQDAWICPPLFLRTVRPWLTDAERISDAWLEIAPPWLRERVPDYRPENLCAALSQETPESVETHVQSGWDVNGAYRFLQQDTKMGGRDLRSLPIYQTQRGSFAHGKHLVLPKGVQDPFGVREVLNVASLQRFPDLLERLNLEALDAATYFGVLLPQFFDVHPEARRSVLTHLAGHYQGVDLTPWKARACVECSDGSWHHPSAVYFANDVMDLLFGNTYPSFNQDAYPSSGARGLMVELGVRTSVGDTDVANQLKLRQNESITDAAVALRAKVLDYALNRPSSVLAQFLAVVPWLPNEQRTHWRLPRQLYTLNRKDLIGTPAGVEYCAVPLPKKFALENLKALQFAYPNFTQVTAHIKALNEEGQGPSGSALNWLERKAERLKDVEVAVLQRLKLFSYRDRSGKPQFDCPKAFFLRDPGLGRWRHTFKGSGFKQLVKRLGLPDAPDTNTYRDVLLTIAAAYPDGHTPNADDFDVAERCFHALGRAYGVLKAEEQQQLVQVLRGKRLVPVMGPETGHGSLTYPHNALHRDMPGAWHDQFGFPRRHDVYLREGHTDRAFLEALGIATLSASHEVRYRPQAGAALHPLPGQDDRLVRYTAVLLRLLFKEFGSTVLEKHQALLGRVRFMQAGKIDATVVAKGTGFQIVSSCMLEAAFDAREERLLVADLRPELASSALADAFQLPAGPALTTLFSVWSSASPGEAEKLLDFGKYPDLPVEFKPRYVPGAVSTNRSAPHRDRAEQDDVPLTDGQRPTNNATTSGGTADGTASGADKRQTPPSSSSPSGARGESSPQSAGAVQTTSGGSSRPQGTGTGGERVNRTPHAQGGSSSRPHGPTPFAGEPPSERREGHRSASGGAPRTSDGSSGGRAPQQQFRNYVYAYSGSREDVMAEAHAQKVDRRGMQYAMEYERRHDRTPEDCSGDTGAGYDIFARAEDGTVRYIELKTVSGPWGERGVTLSRNQLAAARKYGERFWLYVIENLDGEPVLHAIQHPEGQASYYVFNDGWRGNASEEYEIVL; this is encoded by the coding sequence ATGACTACCGACATGCCCGACGAGGTTCTCTCCTACGGCTACGATCTTCTTGGTGGCCTCCGCAAGGACCTTAAGACTCTGCAAGGCTTCCGCACGGTCGTGCAGGAACTCTTGCAAAATGCCGAGGACGCCCGCGACCTCCAAGGCCGTCCTGCCACCCGCTTCTGGCTCGACTTCCGCGATGACGCCCTGTGGGTCGGCAACGATGGTGAGTTTACTGAGGACAACTTCGCCGCGATCTCGAGCATTGGCGCGGGCTCCAAACGTTACGACGAGGACACCATCGGCTCGTTCGGCGTGGGCTTCGTCAGCGTCTACCAGATCACTGACCGACCCGAGGTGTACTCCTGCGGTGAGCAGCGTGTCCTCTCCCCGCTCGACGCCCGAACGTATCGGCGTAAAAATGTTCAACATCCATGGCCGTCCACATTCCGCCTCCCCTGGGCTGATGCGCCCTCTGCGGTACGCACCGGTCTTGAGGCGCAACCCCTCTCGCGAGACGACCTGCCCGGCTTCGTTGAGGATGCCCAGATCGCCTTCGTGGAATGCGCCGTGTTCCTGCGTCGTCTTACCACCCTCACACTCCTGCAAGGCGGACAGCCGACTTTCACTCTTGAGATCGAACGACCAGACGTCCGCACCATCCGTCTTGTCGCGAGCAGCGGAGTGACTACGACGTACCGACGCCTCGACGTCGACCTCACCCCCGAGCTGCGTGAGGCGGCCCGGAGCCGCGGACGCAAGACGGACCTGACGCTCGCCTACCCCCTAAGTCCCACATCGGACTTTCAGGGGCGTCTGTATGCCTACCTGCCCACCCGGGAAGCGTCGCACCTACCTCTCCACATCAACGCGGACTTTTACCCCAACACGGACCGCAAAAGCCTCCTGTGGGACGAGGCCGACAAACGCGAATGGAATGACCGCCTGCTGCAGCAGGCGGCCTCCGCGATGCCGCACGTCCTTCTGGATCTCAAGTCGAGCGGCGCGGAAGCGGTGTACGACTTCACGGTGGGTGTTGAGCGGGGCGCACGTGCTCTGCAAGGCACGGGTTCACCACTTGCGGGCTTCGTGGAGCTCGCGTGGGGCGCCTGTTACGAGGCGTTCCGACAGCACGAGCTGTACGAGGGACGGGATGGCTCATGGGTGTCGCACAATGACTTTCTAATCGTGAAGTACGCGCATGACGCGCTGTTGACGGATGTGCTGGCGAGACACCTCGAATGGGTCCTGCCGCCGGAACGACACACTCGGTATGCAAAGCTGTTCAGCAAGCTGCAGGCCGATGAGCTGAACACGAAAATCTTGTTCATAGCGCTCGAACTTCTCTTCGGCTCGTCTCCCGACTGGCTCGACGAGGAGGAGCACTCAGCGGTCGAGGTCCTTAGCGTCTTCCTCGCCTACCTCGATACGCTTTACACACGCGAACGCAGCGAGGTCGACAAGTGCCTCGCCAAACTCGACGCGTCCTACCTCGCCCTCACCGTGGATGGCCGGGCTCGTCCTTTGCAGGATGCCTGGATTTGCCCGCCACTGTTCCTCAGGACCGTCCGTCCATGGCTTACCGATGCGGAGCGCATCTCCGACGCATGGCTGGAGATCGCGCCGCCCTGGTTGCGTGAACGCGTGCCTGACTATCGCCCCGAGAACCTGTGTGCCGCCCTGTCGCAGGAAACGCCTGAGTCGGTCGAGACTCACGTGCAGAGCGGCTGGGATGTCAACGGCGCGTACCGGTTCCTGCAGCAGGACACAAAAATGGGGGGGAGGGACCTGCGTTCCCTGCCGATCTATCAGACACAGCGCGGCTCCTTCGCGCACGGCAAGCACCTCGTGCTTCCGAAAGGTGTCCAAGACCCGTTCGGGGTGCGCGAGGTGCTCAATGTGGCTTCCCTGCAGCGCTTCCCGGACCTGCTGGAGCGGCTGAATCTCGAGGCGCTGGACGCCGCTACTTACTTTGGCGTATTGCTGCCACAGTTCTTTGACGTGCACCCCGAAGCTCGCCGGTCGGTCTTGACTCATCTCGCCGGACATTATCAGGGTGTAGACCTGACGCCCTGGAAGGCGAGGGCGTGCGTGGAGTGTAGCGACGGCTCGTGGCACCACCCCAGCGCGGTCTACTTTGCGAACGACGTGATGGACCTACTGTTCGGCAATACCTACCCGTCGTTCAACCAGGATGCCTATCCCTCATCCGGAGCGCGCGGTCTGATGGTCGAGTTGGGAGTGCGCACCAGCGTCGGGGACACAGACGTCGCGAATCAGCTCAAGCTTAGGCAGAACGAGTCCATCACGGACGCCGCTGTGGCGCTGCGAGCCAAGGTGCTGGACTACGCCTTGAACCGACCCTCGTCGGTCCTGGCGCAGTTCCTCGCGGTGGTGCCGTGGCTCCCGAATGAGCAGCGGACTCACTGGAGGCTGCCAAGGCAGTTGTACACCCTCAACCGAAAAGACTTGATCGGCACACCCGCTGGTGTGGAGTACTGTGCGGTGCCCCTGCCGAAGAAGTTTGCCCTGGAAAATCTCAAAGCGTTGCAGTTCGCGTACCCGAACTTCACACAGGTCACAGCGCACATCAAGGCGCTTAACGAGGAAGGGCAGGGCCCATCGGGGAGTGCGCTCAATTGGCTTGAACGGAAGGCCGAGCGGCTTAAGGACGTGGAGGTCGCAGTGTTGCAGCGGCTGAAGCTATTCTCGTACCGCGACCGTTCTGGCAAGCCACAGTTCGATTGTCCGAAGGCGTTCTTCCTTAGGGACCCTGGGTTGGGACGGTGGCGGCACACCTTCAAGGGCAGCGGGTTCAAACAGCTCGTCAAGCGACTTGGTCTGCCCGACGCCCCCGACACGAACACATACCGGGACGTGCTGCTCACAATCGCTGCGGCGTACCCAGACGGCCATACGCCTAACGCGGACGATTTCGATGTGGCGGAACGGTGTTTTCACGCTTTGGGCCGCGCATACGGCGTTCTGAAGGCCGAGGAACAGCAGCAGCTCGTGCAAGTGCTGCGCGGCAAGCGTCTCGTCCCCGTGATGGGACCAGAAACCGGGCACGGATCGTTGACGTACCCGCACAACGCGTTGCATCGAGACATGCCGGGCGCGTGGCACGACCAGTTCGGCTTCCCTCGCAGGCACGACGTGTATCTTCGCGAAGGGCACACGGACAGGGCGTTTCTTGAAGCGCTTGGGATCGCGACACTCAGCGCGAGTCACGAGGTACGGTACCGCCCGCAGGCGGGAGCAGCGCTGCATCCGCTGCCAGGTCAGGACGACCGCCTCGTCCGGTACACGGCGGTGCTGCTGCGGTTGTTGTTCAAGGAGTTTGGGTCGACGGTGCTCGAAAAGCACCAAGCCCTTCTTGGACGAGTGCGGTTCATGCAGGCCGGCAAGATTGACGCAACTGTTGTCGCGAAGGGTACAGGCTTTCAGATCGTTTCTTCGTGCATGCTCGAAGCTGCGTTTGACGCGCGAGAAGAGCGGTTGCTGGTTGCTGACCTCCGTCCCGAACTCGCTAGCAGCGCGCTGGCCGATGCTTTTCAACTCCCGGCAGGTCCGGCGCTGACCACGCTGTTCTCTGTGTGGTCGAGTGCCTCCCCTGGGGAAGCAGAGAAGCTGCTGGATTTCGGAAAGTACCCAGACTTGCCGGTGGAGTTTAAACCCCGGTACGTGCCTGGCGCGGTCTCCACGAACCGTTCTGCTCCACACCGTGACCGGGCCGAGCAGGACGACGTGCCCCTAACGGACGGGCAGCGACCCACGAACAATGCAACAACATCGGGTGGAACCGCAGACGGGACGGCATCTGGAGCAGACAAGCGACAAACACCTCCTTCTTCATCGTCGCCTTCTGGCGCTCGCGGAGAATCGTCACCGCAAAGCGCAGGCGCGGTCCAAACCACGTCCGGAGGCTCATCTCGACCGCAGGGAACCGGGACAGGGGGTGAGCGCGTCAACCGCACACCGCACGCCCAAGGCGGGTCGTCCTCGCGGCCGCATGGACCGACTCCCTTCGCCGGCGAGCCACCGTCCGAGCGTCGAGAAGGACATCGTTCCGCCTCAGGCGGCGCGCCTCGAACATCAGATGGCTCGTCTGGTGGTCGCGCGCCTCAGCAGCAGTTCAGGAACTACGTGTACGCGTATTCGGGGTCGCGTGAGGACGTCATGGCGGAAGCACACGCGCAGAAGGTGGATCGGCGCGGCATGCAGTACGCGATGGAGTACGAGCGGCGCCATGATCGCACCCCGGAGGACTGTTCGGGTGATACCGGTGCAGGGTATGACATCTTCGCCCGTGCAGAAGACGGAACGGTACGGTACATCGAGCTCAAGACGGTTAGTGGACCGTGGGGCGAGCGTGGGGTGACGCTGAGCCGCAACCAACTCGCAGCAGCGCGGAAGTACGGCGAGCGGTTCTGGCTGTACGTGATCGAGAATTTGGACGGAGAGCCGGTGCTGCATGCCATCCAGCATCCTGAGGGTCAAGCGTCGTACTACGTGTTCAACGACGGGTGGCGTGGGAACGCCAGCGAGGAATATGAGATCGTACTGTGA
- a CDS encoding queuosine precursor transporter translates to MTHRTTLLIILISVYVGAELVSNVTAGRLVQLGSLVFPGAIFLYSLTFTLRDAIHTAGGWSAAKALLWGGLAANALLAGYGLLVNALPKPGFFHDDAYQVVFGSTVRVVLASLAAYLVSTALDALIFERLKARGVTTQVIASNAVSTTLDTVIFITLAFAGTGAPLLNLMIGQVILKMLISLLLIPLVRWVRTQVSQSQATETAAPPIEVTA, encoded by the coding sequence ATGACTCACCGCACCACCCTACTGATCATCCTCATTTCCGTGTACGTCGGCGCGGAGCTCGTTAGCAACGTCACCGCCGGCCGCTTGGTGCAACTTGGAAGCCTGGTGTTTCCCGGCGCGATCTTCCTCTACTCCCTGACCTTCACCCTGCGGGACGCCATTCATACCGCCGGCGGCTGGTCTGCCGCCAAGGCTCTGCTGTGGGGAGGCCTCGCCGCGAACGCCCTGCTTGCCGGATACGGCCTGCTGGTCAATGCCTTACCGAAACCGGGGTTCTTCCACGACGACGCGTATCAGGTGGTATTCGGCTCGACCGTCCGGGTAGTCCTCGCCAGTCTCGCTGCGTACCTGGTTAGCACCGCGCTGGACGCCCTGATCTTCGAGCGGCTCAAGGCCCGCGGCGTGACCACGCAGGTGATCGCCTCGAACGCCGTCAGCACGACCCTCGATACGGTCATCTTCATCACGCTAGCCTTTGCCGGCACTGGCGCGCCGCTGCTGAATCTGATGATCGGTCAGGTCATCCTAAAGATGCTGATCAGCCTGCTGTTGATCCCGCTGGTCCGCTGGGTGCGCACGCAAGTCAGTCAGTCTCAAGCCACTGAGACCGCTGCCCCTCCTATCGAAGTCACCGCATGA
- a CDS encoding tRNA-guanine transglycosylase, with protein sequence MTRTLTTRKGPLHFPAFVPVTTFGEKYPLDDLIRPYLPRLAPAVMVSAYFLRDARDAPDLGIPLFVDSGGFASVFTNATVTRTRAGLGVIDFQGRRISPLDVLELQERVADVAFTLDLLIPPSLSARDARRYHALTRANALWALNNRRRTDLPLYGVVQGWNVQAAAELAQEYREAGFEGIAIGGLVPRLSQLDTVDAVIQAVRTGAGALPVHAFGIGHPDHVARVSKLGVDSVDSSSYVKYAAAGRLYTAPQTRHANLTPHERLHLALCNLAAATGSSLPLPTTRFRTLTTRTLEH encoded by the coding sequence ATGACCCGTACCCTGACTACCCGCAAGGGTCCCCTGCACTTCCCGGCGTTCGTGCCGGTCACGACCTTCGGAGAGAAGTACCCCCTCGACGACCTGATCCGCCCGTACCTCCCGCGCCTCGCCCCGGCCGTCATGGTAAGCGCGTACTTCCTGAGGGACGCGCGAGACGCCCCGGACCTGGGCATTCCGCTCTTCGTGGACTCCGGCGGGTTCGCCAGCGTGTTCACGAACGCCACGGTGACCCGCACGCGCGCGGGACTCGGCGTCATCGACTTCCAGGGGAGGCGCATCAGCCCGCTGGACGTGTTGGAGTTGCAGGAACGCGTCGCAGACGTAGCCTTCACCTTAGACCTGCTGATCCCCCCGAGCCTTTCCGCCCGAGACGCCCGGCGCTACCATGCCCTCACCCGCGCAAACGCTCTGTGGGCCCTCAACAACCGCCGCCGCACGGACCTCCCTCTGTACGGCGTCGTTCAGGGCTGGAATGTCCAGGCCGCCGCGGAACTCGCGCAGGAGTACCGCGAGGCCGGCTTCGAAGGGATCGCCATCGGGGGCCTGGTGCCCCGCCTGTCGCAACTGGACACAGTAGACGCGGTCATTCAGGCGGTCCGCACAGGGGCAGGAGCCTTGCCGGTGCATGCCTTCGGCATCGGGCATCCGGATCACGTGGCGCGCGTATCGAAGTTGGGCGTCGACAGTGTGGACTCCAGTTCGTACGTGAAGTACGCCGCCGCCGGACGGCTCTACACTGCTCCGCAGACCCGGCACGCAAACCTCACTCCGCACGAGCGGTTACACCTGGCGCTGTGCAACCTCGCGGCCGCCACCGGTTCAAGCCTCCCGCTGCCCACGACGCGCTTCCGCACGCTGACCACCCGCACCCTGGAGCACTGA
- a CDS encoding DEAD/DEAH box helicase gives MTWFASPAQEEIAASALLTSGYSCVLQLPTGAGKTHLAWQAMQEEVTSGGRAVFVVPLRALADQVHVRWSAERPDLKLGVYTGDHSGGVPLAEAQVLIMTPERLDACTRSWSSHWTWIPHVSLLVVDEFHLLGEGRRGARLEGTLLRFERLNPLCRWVTLSATLGNRAELADWLGALEYGSPWRPVPLTWREVTYPNPEAKRGVLLQLLREAQGGNTLVFVQSRRRAEGLAVALREAGFAADHHHAGLAPEARRAAEAAFTSGSTPVLVCTSTLELGLNLPCRRVVLYDLNSWDGKTFAPLPVRNAWQRAGRAGRYNLDDAGEVITVRAAWDRHTPAYAAGMFEPVRSALSRESFLLEQLVADISSGLLRSREGLGRYYARTLAAKQRILPPLKPLLDRALQAGLLTEQSDERRRLNVTPAGRVAARHLLAPETVLRWAHLAGFITPFDLLLFTLTLPDMEVRLPVDFEDLPALRADLARVPSILLRSSPAEVTRKLGVTGRGLLHALHTACAVWAVLHGEEEDIVAARASAYPFELRRLREEGVRILAAAGQWLASTAPDPADPTRDGRAHTTLVRRVTLLRTMLSGPMGLDAATLTRVPGIGVGWAKALCAHGILDLEALAASLPGDLRDVPRLGTSRAAQWIAAAEELVKDWAELDIWADAAPPALPVTSTALNTPVDPYRLKRASDLTVQVLDHGFRVTGGQEPHLITRRSDTLRCDCADHATGHTCKHLLAVRLRREPDLRAALTALQHDQAPDWSFEHLWMNA, from the coding sequence ATGACCTGGTTTGCCTCACCCGCACAGGAAGAGATCGCCGCGAGCGCCCTTCTGACCTCCGGGTATTCCTGCGTCCTGCAACTGCCGACCGGGGCCGGCAAGACGCATTTGGCATGGCAGGCCATGCAGGAGGAGGTCACTTCGGGCGGCCGGGCCGTGTTCGTCGTGCCGCTGCGGGCGCTGGCCGATCAGGTTCACGTCCGGTGGAGTGCCGAGCGCCCCGACCTGAAGCTCGGGGTGTACACCGGCGACCATTCCGGGGGCGTCCCGCTGGCCGAGGCGCAGGTGCTGATCATGACCCCGGAACGGCTGGACGCCTGCACCCGCAGCTGGTCGAGCCACTGGACCTGGATCCCGCACGTGAGCCTGTTGGTGGTGGATGAATTTCACCTGCTGGGCGAGGGCCGACGCGGCGCGCGGCTGGAAGGGACGCTGCTCCGCTTCGAGCGTCTCAACCCCCTGTGCCGCTGGGTGACGCTGTCCGCGACTCTTGGGAACCGCGCGGAGCTCGCGGACTGGCTAGGGGCACTGGAGTACGGCAGTCCATGGCGTCCCGTTCCGCTGACCTGGCGGGAAGTCACGTACCCGAACCCGGAAGCGAAACGGGGCGTCCTGCTGCAGCTGCTCCGCGAGGCACAGGGAGGCAACACCCTGGTGTTCGTGCAGTCCCGGCGGCGGGCCGAGGGACTTGCCGTTGCTCTGCGCGAGGCAGGATTCGCGGCGGACCATCATCATGCGGGGCTCGCGCCAGAAGCCCGGCGCGCCGCGGAGGCAGCGTTCACGTCCGGAAGCACGCCGGTGCTGGTCTGCACCTCCACGCTGGAACTCGGCCTGAACCTGCCGTGCCGGCGGGTGGTGCTGTACGACCTCAACAGCTGGGACGGTAAGACCTTCGCGCCCCTCCCGGTCCGCAATGCCTGGCAGCGTGCCGGGCGCGCCGGACGGTACAATCTGGACGACGCGGGCGAGGTAATCACCGTGCGCGCCGCTTGGGACCGACATACCCCCGCGTACGCTGCCGGCATGTTCGAACCAGTCCGGTCCGCCCTGTCCCGCGAGTCGTTCCTCCTCGAGCAACTCGTGGCAGACATCAGCAGTGGCCTCCTGCGCTCCCGCGAGGGCCTCGGCCGCTACTACGCCCGTACCCTGGCGGCCAAGCAGAGAATTCTTCCGCCACTGAAACCTCTGCTGGACCGGGCCTTGCAAGCCGGGCTGCTCACCGAGCAAAGCGATGAGCGCCGCCGCCTGAACGTCACGCCGGCCGGCCGGGTCGCGGCGCGCCACCTGCTCGCCCCGGAAACGGTGCTGCGCTGGGCGCACCTCGCGGGCTTCATCACTCCTTTCGATCTGCTGTTGTTTACTCTGACACTCCCCGACATGGAAGTGCGCCTCCCCGTCGATTTCGAGGACCTCCCGGCCTTGCGCGCCGACCTGGCCCGCGTGCCGTCCATTCTGCTGCGCTCATCCCCCGCCGAGGTCACCCGGAAGCTCGGCGTGACCGGCCGGGGTCTGTTGCATGCGCTGCACACCGCGTGTGCCGTCTGGGCCGTGCTGCACGGAGAGGAGGAGGATATCGTCGCCGCCCGCGCGTCCGCATACCCGTTCGAGTTGCGGCGCCTGCGTGAAGAAGGCGTACGGATCCTCGCCGCCGCCGGACAGTGGCTCGCCAGCACTGCACCCGATCCGGCCGATCCCACCCGTGATGGCCGCGCGCACACCACCCTCGTCCGGCGCGTCACCCTACTACGCACGATGCTGAGCGGCCCCATGGGTCTGGACGCCGCCACGCTCACGCGTGTACCCGGTATCGGCGTCGGGTGGGCCAAGGCCCTCTGTGCTCACGGGATCCTCGATCTCGAGGCTCTCGCCGCCTCTCTCCCCGGGGACCTGCGCGACGTTCCCCGCCTCGGCACCAGCCGGGCCGCGCAGTGGATCGCTGCCGCGGAGGAACTTGTGAAGGACTGGGCCGAGCTCGACATCTGGGCCGACGCTGCACCTCCGGCCCTTCCTGTTACATCCACGGCGCTGAATACCCCGGTCGACCCGTACCGTCTGAAACGCGCCTCTGACCTGACCGTGCAGGTTCTCGACCACGGCTTCCGGGTCACTGGCGGGCAGGAACCCCACCTGATCACCCGGCGCAGCGACACCCTGCGCTGCGACTGCGCGGACCATGCCACCGGCCACACCTGCAAACACCTGCTCGCTGTCCGACTGCGCCGCGAACCGGACTTGCGTGCCGCCCTCACTGCCCTCCAGCACGACCAAGCGCCCGACTGGTCCTTCGAGCACCTCTGGATGAACGCATGA
- a CDS encoding helix-turn-helix domain-containing protein — protein sequence MTQFELNWRYLAWRRWPDLTWSQRLARLGKPLRDLTANPPAAKLVAEIEGRFEVEYLEHINVLAEEDLDFLRENLRHLLGQAPYGTHGTLARQIGVSLNTVSRWASGENRPRPEHLRTLCALLYLPPNLDLYATPLFLTDAPSTHSARLEQVKGWVNGLDPAALQVLYPALERLLKEH from the coding sequence ATGACGCAGTTCGAACTCAACTGGCGGTATTTAGCTTGGCGACGCTGGCCAGACCTGACTTGGTCGCAGCGGCTCGCCCGTCTGGGGAAACCCTTACGCGACCTGACGGCCAACCCGCCGGCAGCAAAACTCGTGGCCGAGATTGAGGGACGATTCGAGGTCGAGTATCTGGAGCACATCAACGTGCTGGCCGAAGAGGACCTCGATTTCCTGCGAGAGAACCTCCGTCATTTGCTCGGTCAGGCTCCCTATGGCACCCACGGCACATTGGCACGGCAGATAGGTGTCTCGCTCAATACTGTGTCCCGCTGGGCCAGCGGCGAAAATCGGCCGCGCCCGGAACACCTGCGGACCCTGTGCGCGCTGCTGTACCTGCCGCCCAATCTCGACCTGTACGCCACGCCGTTGTTTTTGACCGACGCGCCCAGCACTCATTCGGCCCGCCTGGAGCAGGTGAAAGGCTGGGTAAACGGCCTGGACCCCGCCGCCTTACAGGTGCTCTACCCGGCCCTCGAGCGGCTGCTGAAGGAGCACTGA